A portion of the Candidatus Hydrogenedentota bacterium genome contains these proteins:
- the nth gene encoding endonuclease III: protein MRTAPGAQRERAIEVYARLCELYPDVRCTLDYHSPFQLVIMTALAAQCTDARVNIVAKDLFARFPTPQSFLEADVKEVEKLIHSCGFYRQKAKNIMLTCQSLVEKFNGEVPGRMEDLVQLAGVGRKTANVVLGECFGHQGVVVDTHCTRVANRLGFTKNQDAVKIEKDLMKVWPPAHWTLFSHFMVFHGRAVCSARAPKCSECTLRELCPFPDIKEGKKLAR from the coding sequence ATTCGTACCGCCCCCGGTGCGCAGCGCGAGCGCGCCATCGAGGTCTACGCCCGCCTTTGTGAACTGTACCCGGATGTGCGCTGTACTTTGGACTATCACAGCCCTTTTCAGCTCGTAATCATGACCGCGCTTGCGGCCCAGTGTACCGACGCGCGGGTAAACATCGTGGCGAAGGATCTTTTCGCCCGCTTCCCCACGCCGCAGTCCTTCCTGGAAGCGGATGTGAAGGAAGTGGAGAAGCTTATCCACTCCTGTGGCTTCTACCGACAGAAGGCGAAGAACATCATGCTCACCTGCCAGAGCCTGGTGGAGAAGTTCAACGGCGAGGTCCCCGGACGGATGGAGGATTTGGTCCAGCTCGCGGGGGTGGGGCGAAAAACAGCCAACGTGGTGCTGGGTGAATGCTTTGGCCATCAGGGCGTTGTGGTGGACACCCACTGCACGCGTGTGGCGAACCGGCTTGGATTCACGAAGAATCAGGATGCCGTCAAAATCGAAAAGGACCTCATGAAGGTCTGGCCACCGGCCCACTGGACGCTTTTCTCCCACTTTATGGTGTTTCATGGTCGCGCGGTGTGCTCTGCGCGCGCGCCGAAGTGCTCGGAATGCACCCTGCGGGAATTGTGCCCCTTTCCCGACATCAAAGAAGGGAAAAAACTTGCACGTTAA
- a CDS encoding BrnT family toxin, producing the protein MRFEWDKQKNAENQARHGVSFEEVRELFTSGHDYLELYDEVHSTFEDRFMVIGFVSRGLGVVVMTERDDDVIRIISARWATPREQRRYNEYMEHRHD; encoded by the coding sequence GTGAGATTCGAATGGGACAAGCAGAAGAATGCGGAAAACCAGGCCAGACATGGGGTCTCCTTTGAAGAAGTTCGGGAGCTTTTTACTTCCGGGCACGATTATCTCGAATTGTACGATGAGGTTCATTCGACCTTCGAAGATCGATTTATGGTCATCGGCTTCGTATCCAGAGGGTTGGGCGTCGTTGTAATGACCGAAAGAGATGACGACGTCATTCGCATTATCAGCGCCCGATGGGCTACCCCGCGGGAGCAACGCAGGTATAATGAATACATGGAACACCGCCATGACTGA
- a CDS encoding type II toxin-antitoxin system MqsA family antitoxin, with amino-acid sequence MNTWNTAMTDIPELTEADFAAAIPASVRNRLTEGKVASGSDIVALRHFVRMTEVEFAEAMGVSVNTLRNWEQGHWRPEGPALALLRIAARHPRIIRESLNSVATA; translated from the coding sequence ATGAATACATGGAACACCGCCATGACTGATATACCAGAACTGACAGAAGCGGATTTCGCCGCGGCAATACCCGCGAGCGTGCGCAACAGGCTCACGGAGGGCAAAGTTGCATCCGGCAGCGACATTGTTGCACTGCGTCACTTCGTACGAATGACAGAAGTGGAATTCGCCGAGGCCATGGGTGTCAGTGTCAACACGCTGCGCAACTGGGAGCAAGGCCACTGGCGTCCGGAAGGTCCCGCGCTGGCATTACTGCGAATTGCCGCCCGCCACCCGCGAATTATTCGCGAGAGTCTCAACTCGGTCGCCACGGCATAG
- the polX gene encoding DNA polymerase/3'-5' exonuclease PolX gives MDKQGAAAVLEEMAMLMELKGENPFRIRSFVNGARTIEALEEDLATVVSEGRLRSIKGIGEALAAIITELFTSGESSDLTALRSEFPASIYELFDIPGLGAKRIKQVYESLGIDSMDKLEAACKNDAIKPLKGMGAKMQTKILEGIEFTRAHTGSFLYNKAESQARALVAHLTASKLVKDLAVTGSLRRRKEVIKDIDLVATTDDAKALMQCFVDAPDVVQVIGHGETKSSVRFASGIGADLRVVEASQFPYTLLHFTGSKEHNVVLRQRAKERGLKLNEYGLFKEDESLVECDSEESIYKALGLPFIPPELREDRGEFTLTETPGLLEQHQLKGLIHCHSTYSDGQHTLADMAEATREQGYQYLLITDHSQSAGYAGGLKPDRILQQQREIAALNSQFHGFRILSGIESDIRIDGSLDYDDDVLASFDLVIASVHNKLDMDEKEATRRVIAAIENPYTAILGHPTGRLLLSRKGFSLDMEKIFDACVANKVAVEINASCKRLDIDWRFIRQGRDKGVLFSIGPDAHSIDGLNNVQYGVGIARKGWLGPEHVINCWSAEELLAWRKS, from the coding sequence ATGGATAAGCAGGGCGCAGCGGCGGTGCTGGAGGAGATGGCGATGTTGATGGAACTCAAGGGGGAGAACCCCTTTCGTATTCGCTCTTTTGTCAACGGCGCGCGGACGATTGAGGCGCTGGAGGAAGACCTGGCTACCGTGGTCTCTGAGGGACGTTTGCGCTCCATCAAGGGAATCGGCGAGGCGCTTGCGGCCATTATCACGGAGCTATTCACCTCGGGCGAAAGCAGCGACCTTACGGCGCTCCGGTCCGAGTTTCCCGCGTCCATCTACGAGCTCTTTGATATTCCCGGACTGGGCGCGAAGCGCATTAAACAGGTGTACGAGAGCCTGGGCATCGATTCCATGGACAAGCTGGAGGCGGCCTGCAAGAATGACGCGATCAAGCCGTTGAAGGGCATGGGTGCGAAAATGCAGACCAAGATTCTGGAAGGCATTGAATTTACGCGCGCCCACACGGGATCCTTTCTCTACAACAAGGCCGAGTCCCAGGCGCGTGCGCTCGTGGCGCATTTAACCGCGTCGAAGCTGGTGAAGGACCTGGCGGTGACGGGCAGCCTGCGCCGTCGCAAGGAAGTCATCAAGGATATCGATCTGGTCGCCACCACGGACGACGCAAAGGCCCTCATGCAGTGTTTCGTGGATGCGCCGGACGTGGTGCAGGTCATCGGCCACGGCGAGACCAAGTCCTCGGTACGCTTCGCCTCGGGCATCGGCGCGGACCTGCGCGTGGTGGAGGCGAGTCAGTTCCCCTATACCCTCCTCCACTTCACCGGCAGCAAAGAGCACAACGTGGTGCTGCGCCAGCGCGCTAAGGAGCGGGGGCTGAAACTGAACGAATATGGGCTCTTCAAGGAGGACGAGTCGCTGGTGGAATGCGACTCCGAAGAGTCCATTTACAAAGCCCTGGGTCTCCCCTTCATCCCGCCGGAATTGCGCGAAGATCGAGGTGAGTTCACCTTGACCGAGACCCCGGGCCTGCTCGAGCAGCATCAGCTCAAGGGTCTGATTCACTGTCATTCGACCTACAGCGACGGACAGCACACCCTCGCGGACATGGCCGAGGCCACGCGGGAACAGGGCTATCAATACCTGTTGATTACCGATCACAGCCAGTCGGCGGGTTATGCGGGCGGGCTGAAGCCGGACCGGATACTCCAGCAACAGCGCGAGATTGCGGCACTGAACAGCCAGTTTCATGGCTTTCGTATCCTCTCCGGCATCGAATCCGATATCCGGATTGACGGCTCGTTGGATTATGACGACGATGTATTGGCAAGTTTCGATCTGGTCATCGCGTCGGTCCACAACAAGCTGGACATGGACGAGAAAGAAGCCACCAGGCGCGTTATCGCTGCGATTGAAAACCCGTATACAGCCATACTGGGGCATCCGACGGGGCGCCTGCTCCTCTCGCGCAAGGGTTTTTCGCTCGACATGGAGAAAATCTTCGACGCCTGCGTGGCGAACAAGGTGGCGGTCGAAATTAACGCCAGTTGCAAGCGGCTGGATATCGACTGGCGTTTCATCCGGCAGGGGCGCGACAAGGGGGTGCTCTTCTCCATCGGACCCGATGCTCATAGCATCGACGGGCTGAACAACGTGCAGTACGGCGTCGGTATCGCCCGCAAAGGCTGGCTCGGGCCGGAGCACGTGATCAATTGCTGGTCGGCGGAGGAGCTGCTGGCGTGGCGAAAATCATAG
- a CDS encoding CrcB family protein: MNTSIALKILVVGLSGALGALARYGVYGLCRQLGWTGFPWATFLVNMLGCLAFGIFVSVAEHRIPFSDHTKLAVLVGFMGSFTTFSTFAVDGSAMLREGQLGLAAAYIVGQNALGIGLIFLGLYAGRYVGVTHG; this comes from the coding sequence GTGAACACCAGTATCGCCTTAAAAATCCTTGTCGTCGGCCTTTCGGGCGCTCTGGGCGCCCTGGCGCGCTATGGGGTCTATGGCCTCTGTCGGCAGCTCGGCTGGACGGGCTTCCCCTGGGCCACGTTCCTGGTCAATATGTTGGGCTGTCTTGCCTTTGGCATTTTCGTTTCGGTGGCGGAGCACCGGATTCCCTTCAGCGACCACACCAAGCTGGCGGTGCTGGTGGGCTTCATGGGGTCCTTCACCACCTTCTCCACCTTCGCGGTGGACGGCAGTGCGATGCTGCGCGAGGGGCAATTGGGCCTTGCCGCGGCCTACATTGTCGGACAGAACGCGCTGGGCATTGGCTTAATTTTTCTTGGTCTCTACGCGGGCCGCTATGTTGGAGTAACGCATGGATAA
- a CDS encoding PLP-dependent transferase, translated as MINRSYPSYRSNSPLSIGRVNCPFPSLNCYNSPSNPTNPGVSPVQFRTRAIHAGQGPDPLHGAVMTPVYQTSTFAFNAPDDSGEFDYSRSGNPTRKALEECLASLENGTRGFAFATGMAAETTLLMLLNAGDHLILSHECYGGTYRVAMNVIKSKGIEIDLLDLTDLPAVRHAIKPNTKMIWIESPTNPLMTVVDLEALAKIGQANNILTVVDNTFLSPYLQNPLDLGIDIVVHSTTKYINGHSDVVGGGVVVKDEELGNRIYYLQNAIGAVQGPWDSFLVLRGIKTLALRMDAHLKNAQALAEFLEAHPKIEKVLYPGLPSHPHYALNKKQARGAGGTFSFYVKGGVTEAYDLLGKLELFSQAVSLGGVESLIEYPWTMTHGTIPEQARREMGIAENLIRVSVGLEDIVDLIADFERALG; from the coding sequence ATGATCAATCGGTCCTATCCGTCGTATCGGTCAAATTCCCCGTTGTCAATTGGGCGTGTCAATTGTCCATTCCCCTCCCTCAACTGCTACAATTCCCCATCAAATCCAACTAACCCCGGAGTATCCCCCGTGCAATTTCGTACCCGAGCCATCCACGCCGGACAGGGTCCCGACCCGCTTCATGGCGCGGTCATGACCCCGGTCTACCAGACCTCAACCTTCGCCTTCAACGCGCCCGATGACTCGGGTGAGTTTGACTATTCCCGTTCGGGCAATCCGACCCGCAAGGCGCTGGAAGAATGCCTCGCTTCTTTGGAGAATGGCACGCGCGGTTTCGCCTTTGCCACGGGCATGGCGGCGGAAACGACGCTCCTCATGCTCCTTAACGCGGGCGACCACCTGATCCTCAGCCACGAGTGCTACGGCGGCACCTACCGCGTCGCCATGAACGTCATCAAGAGCAAGGGGATCGAAATCGATCTCCTCGATCTCACCGATCTGCCCGCGGTGCGCCACGCCATCAAGCCAAACACCAAAATGATCTGGATCGAATCCCCAACCAATCCCCTCATGACCGTGGTGGACCTCGAAGCCCTGGCAAAAATTGGCCAGGCCAACAACATCCTCACCGTCGTGGACAATACCTTCCTGTCGCCCTACCTCCAGAACCCCCTGGACCTCGGCATCGACATCGTGGTCCATTCCACAACCAAGTACATCAACGGCCACTCCGACGTGGTCGGCGGCGGCGTCGTGGTAAAGGACGAAGAGCTGGGCAACCGAATCTACTACCTGCAGAATGCCATCGGCGCGGTTCAAGGCCCTTGGGACAGTTTCCTTGTGCTGCGCGGCATCAAGACCCTCGCCCTGCGCATGGACGCCCACCTGAAAAATGCCCAGGCCCTTGCGGAGTTCCTCGAAGCCCATCCAAAGATTGAAAAAGTGCTCTATCCCGGTCTGCCGAGCCATCCCCACTACGCACTGAACAAGAAGCAGGCCCGCGGCGCGGGGGGGACCTTCTCCTTTTACGTCAAGGGCGGTGTCACCGAAGCCTACGACCTCCTCGGCAAGCTCGAGCTCTTCTCCCAGGCCGTCTCCCTCGGCGGTGTAGAGTCCCTCATCGAATATCCCTGGACCATGACCCACGGCACCATCCCCGAGCAGGCCAGAAGAGAAATGGGTATCGCGGAAAATCTGATCCGCGTTTCGGTGGGCCTGGAGGATATTGTTGATTTGATAGCGGATTTCGAGCGCGCGCTGGGGTAG
- a CDS encoding type II toxin-antitoxin system Phd/YefM family antitoxin has translation MDHIARLRSSGQPEVLTVDGKAEVVVQNAAAYQALLDRLDSIEAVAAVRASMVEFERGEGIPVREGFAALRSRRD, from the coding sequence ATGGACCACATCGCCCGCCTCAGATCCAGCGGGCAGCCGGAGGTTTTGACGGTGGACGGGAAAGCCGAGGTAGTCGTTCAAAATGCGGCAGCCTACCAGGCCCTCCTGGACCGGCTGGATTCCATTGAGGCCGTCGCGGCCGTAAGGGCATCCATGGTCGAATTCGAACGCGGCGAAGGAATCCCGGTTCGGGAGGGGTTCGCGGCGTTGAGATCGCGCAGGGACTGA
- a CDS encoding HD domain-containing protein — MATLERALVIAAEAHQGATDKGGAPYILHPLRLMHQMTTVDERIVALLHDVVEDSPWTLDALRAEGFSEEVVSAVDSLTRREGETYEDFIKRGAVNPLACRVKLADIEDNMDVRRLGEIGEKDLERLQRYQRARSVILEAMGENT; from the coding sequence ATGGCCACACTCGAACGCGCCCTCGTCATTGCCGCCGAAGCCCATCAGGGCGCCACGGACAAAGGAGGAGCGCCCTACATCCTGCACCCGCTCCGGCTCATGCACCAGATGACCACGGTGGACGAACGAATCGTCGCCCTCCTCCATGACGTGGTGGAGGACTCCCCCTGGACCCTCGACGCCCTCCGCGCAGAAGGATTTTCCGAGGAAGTCGTGTCGGCGGTCGACAGCCTCACCCGCCGGGAGGGCGAGACCTATGAGGACTTTATCAAGCGCGGCGCGGTCAATCCCCTCGCGTGCCGGGTAAAACTCGCCGATATCGAAGACAATATGGACGTGCGTCGCCTCGGGGAGATTGGCGAGAAGGACCTGGAGCGCTTGCAGCGCTACCAGCGCGCACGAAGCGTAATTCTGGAAGCGATGGGGGAGAATACGTAA